The genomic interval CAGTTCGACCTTGATGGAGAGGTTCTGGGACGGCCGCGGCGAAAAACCGAGTTCGTGGGGAAGGCCAGGGAACNNNNNNNNNNNNNNNNNNNNNNNNNNNNNNNNNNNNNNNNNNNNNNNNNNNNNNNNNNNNNNNNNNNNNNNNNNNNNNNNNNNNNNNNNNNNNNNNTTGGTGTCCAGTTCGACCTTGATGGAGAGGTTCTGGGACGGCCGCGGCGAAAAACCGAGTTCGTGGGGAAGGCCAGGGAACCTGATCCAGGCTGAGGAAACCACCTTTTCTTCACTGGCCTTGACCTCGATACGGTAGCCTTCCAGCGTCAGCGCCCGCTTCACTTCCGCCAACGCCGCACTGAATCCGGAGTGATCCCCCGGGACGATAAGGGAAAAGTCGAGGTCTTCGGAAAAGCGTGGGATATCGAACAGAAAACGCAGAGCTGTACCACCCAGGAAAGCCCACCGCAGGAACACACCGGCATCCTGGAAGGATTCAAGGGCTCTGGCCTGCAGGTATTCCCGCGCCAGGAGGGCGCGGGCGAGGTCGTTGTCCACTTTGGATGCGAGTTGCCTCAGGTGCTCTTTCAAAGGGAACCTTCTCTTTCAACCGGAAGCAGGGGGCCGACGAGACGGGCGGTCCTGATCAGCTTGGGCTTCCCGCTTTTTCGCGCCAGTTCCTGGAGAACGGATAACTTGAAGGCTTCCGTATTCTGGAGGCGGAGTTCACGGATAAAATCAGCAGAGTCAGCGCCCGGCGTCAGGTAGACGAGATCGAGCAGGGCCTTTTCCGGCAAGGCCGTGAAGGCAAACTGTCGTGGAGCGACTTCCAGCCGTAAATAGCCGAACAGCATGGCTCCCCCGATATGGTTGAACTGGTACGCACCCAGATCGTTCTTCACTGTTTCCCGACGGCCCGGACCGATGCTCGTCACGACCGGAACGTGCTCCGGGATGATGCCGAAAAAGGCCAGGGCGGCCTGCAGGCTGACGTATGACCCGCGCTGCAACCGGTTCGCGATCACAAACGGGTGCGGTTCGACCTTACGCCAGGCGGATGTCATGGTGTAGAGACCACGTCGGAGCTGAATCAGCCGTCCCGCTTTGACCCAGCGCGACAACTGCAGGTGTACCTGGCTGGCGGAGCCGTGTCCCGCCAGCAGAAGGGCTGAGGAAAATACAGGCTCATTCCCCACGAGAGTCAGCAACTCTTCCCATTTCATGCAGTTAACTTATCAAGATTGATAGCTTAGCGCAATGAAATTTCTATGGGCCGGACCTTCCACCGTCGCTAACAGATTTCGCTAAAGCTCCGGAACTTCCCGGGGGACAGGCCGCCTGCACTGCCTGCGCGCCGAAGTTGAGGTTAGCGAAGGTGGGAGCCTGGTCGAAGGGTGCATGGTAAGTTTGTTTTTGAATGCAGTCCCGCCTTGCATTCCCACCTTTTTATGCACTAGTCTATTCCCATGTCCCGTCCGTCCCCTGAAGAGCAGATCGAGGTTTGAAAGGGGAAAATGGTTGAACTGGAATCCTGTCAGCGTATCTCACTTAACCTGGTCAAAAAAGGAGTAAAATAAATGGTTTG from bacterium carries:
- a CDS encoding nucleotidyl transferase AbiEii/AbiGii toxin family protein gives rise to the protein MKEHLRQLASKVDNDLARALLAREYLQARALESFQDAGVFLRWAFLGGTALRFLFDIPRFSEDLDFSLIVPGDHSGFSAALAEVKRALTLEGYRIEVKASEEKVVSSAWIRFPGLPHELGFSPRPSQNLSIKVELDT